In one Echinicola marina genomic region, the following are encoded:
- a CDS encoding glucoamylase family protein, whose product MKKKRLSFYLMLMLGFSLWGCSSGDKTIDSPVQANGYDRHVELHWPKQSGISQYEIWVSTENNSFSKRATVQDTIYMDFVNDLGNNLTLKYKVVGLQDAGKNTEVGLAMATTKDFTDEELLDMVEFYTFRYFWEGAEPISGMGPERIHIDGDYPQNDQSVVTTGGTGFGIFGIIAAIDRGWINREEGLNRFNKMVTFLENADRFHGVWPHWIYGETGKARSFSDKDNGGDLVESAFLMQGLLAVREYFKNGNDAEKSLANRIDTLWKEMEWDWYTQGGHDVLYWHWSPTHEWEMNFPLEGYNECLITYVLAASSPTHGIPASAYHKGWARSGGINTNVEAYDHPLRLKHNGAEKMGGPLFWAHYSYLGLNPKGLSDQYANYWEENKNHTLINRAWCVDNPNKFKGYGEDLWGLTASYSVKGYSAHRPGADLGVISPTAALSSIPYTPEESLKVIKNLYYNYGEKVFGRYGFYDALSPENNYYPKRYLAIDQGPIVAMIENYRSGLGWKLFMGAPEIQDGLKKLGFESNP is encoded by the coding sequence ATGAAGAAAAAAAGACTTTCATTTTACCTAATGCTAATGCTTGGATTTTCGCTATGGGGATGTTCTTCTGGGGACAAAACCATTGACAGTCCAGTTCAAGCAAATGGCTATGACCGACACGTTGAACTCCACTGGCCCAAACAAAGTGGAATATCCCAATATGAAATATGGGTCAGTACAGAAAACAATAGTTTCAGCAAAAGAGCGACGGTACAAGACACCATATACATGGATTTCGTCAATGACCTGGGCAATAATCTCACTTTAAAATATAAAGTCGTAGGCCTGCAGGATGCCGGTAAAAACACTGAAGTAGGTTTGGCAATGGCCACTACCAAAGACTTCACTGATGAAGAATTATTGGACATGGTCGAATTTTATACCTTCCGCTATTTTTGGGAAGGGGCAGAACCCATATCTGGAATGGGACCCGAAAGAATCCACATAGATGGCGACTATCCCCAAAATGATCAATCGGTAGTTACTACAGGAGGTACAGGATTTGGCATCTTTGGCATCATTGCGGCCATTGATCGTGGTTGGATAAATAGAGAAGAGGGGCTCAACAGATTCAATAAAATGGTCACCTTTTTGGAAAATGCTGATCGCTTCCATGGGGTTTGGCCTCATTGGATTTATGGAGAAACAGGTAAAGCGAGATCATTTAGCGACAAGGATAATGGAGGAGATTTAGTCGAATCCGCATTCCTAATGCAAGGGCTATTGGCGGTCAGAGAGTATTTCAAAAATGGCAATGATGCTGAAAAATCACTGGCCAACCGAATAGATACGCTTTGGAAAGAAATGGAATGGGACTGGTATACCCAAGGAGGTCATGACGTCCTCTATTGGCACTGGTCCCCTACGCACGAGTGGGAAATGAACTTCCCCCTAGAAGGTTATAATGAATGTTTGATCACCTATGTTTTGGCAGCCTCCTCTCCTACTCACGGAATACCTGCCTCGGCTTACCATAAGGGCTGGGCGCGCAGTGGTGGCATCAATACCAATGTGGAAGCCTATGACCATCCCTTACGGCTAAAACACAATGGCGCTGAAAAAATGGGCGGTCCTTTGTTCTGGGCTCACTACTCTTATTTGGGTCTCAATCCCAAAGGCTTATCAGACCAGTATGCCAATTATTGGGAAGAAAACAAAAACCATACGCTCATTAACCGTGCATGGTGTGTGGACAATCCCAATAAATTTAAAGGCTATGGAGAGGATCTTTGGGGGCTGACGGCCAGTTATTCTGTAAAGGGCTATTCAGCCCATCGTCCAGGAGCCGATCTCGGTGTGATTTCTCCAACAGCGGCTCTTTCTTCCATTCCCTATACTCCTGAGGAATCTCTAAAGGTCATCAAAAACCTTTATTATAACTATGGAGAAAAGGTCTTTGGCCGATATGGCTTTTATGATGCATTAAGTCCTGAAAACAACTATTATCCAAAACGTTACTTGGCTATTGACCAAGGACCGATAGTTGCCATGATTGAAAACTACCGCTCTGGACTAGGATGGAAGCTATTTATGGGAGCACCAGAAATCCAAGACGGACTGAAAAAACTGGGCTTTGAAAGCAACCCTTGA
- a CDS encoding family 43 glycosylhydrolase, translated as MKKLYFIIAFVLFLLTNNIRAQEIVPQTYCNPLDIDYTYMVYNSARNISYRSGADPAVIEFRGEYYMFVTRSFGYWHSTDLVNWNFIKPQQWFFEGSNAPTAFNYKDSLVYFAGDPAGYGSILYTDDPKSGKWTPTASISNNIQDSELFIDDDGKTYLYWGSSNVHPIRVKMLNKDDRFLETGIKKDLINLVEEEHGWERFGENNFHPTLKEGYMEGASMTKHNGKYYLQYAAPGTQFNVYGDGVYMSDSPLGPFTYMKNNPMSFKPGGFTNGAGHGITVKQTNGQYWHFGTMALASNSHWERRLCMFPTYFDDEGLMHSNTHYGDYPRYAPNHPTKAGEHCGWMLLSYRGKTTVSSSKQQIRKSTSTDDEVEITEMPLEKSEDGKILSKVLTDESPKSFWVAEANDDQQWVEIEMLNHGKIYAFQLNFHDHESGIYTRTEGLRHRFTIEVSTDGKNWETVVDRSKSYQDSPNAYIVLNQPIEGKYIRYNNIEVPGNNFALSEIRVFGLGFGKVPHSVKDFSLKREEDRRDVSLSWKPVKSAQGYNIRWGIAPDKLYQSWLVYDTTEHFMRCLDKDTVYYFSIESFNENGISEKTAITKLN; from the coding sequence ATGAAAAAGTTATACTTTATCATTGCATTCGTACTATTTCTCCTGACGAACAACATCCGGGCCCAGGAAATAGTACCACAAACTTACTGTAACCCACTGGATATAGATTACACCTATATGGTCTATAATTCTGCCAGAAATATATCTTACCGCTCGGGAGCAGATCCGGCTGTGATTGAGTTTCGCGGTGAATATTACATGTTTGTTACCCGTTCCTTTGGCTATTGGCATTCCACTGATCTGGTCAATTGGAATTTCATCAAACCCCAGCAATGGTTTTTTGAAGGGAGCAATGCCCCTACTGCCTTTAATTATAAAGATTCCTTGGTGTACTTTGCCGGGGATCCTGCAGGTTATGGCAGTATTCTTTATACAGATGATCCCAAAAGCGGTAAATGGACGCCAACAGCTTCAATTTCCAATAATATCCAGGATTCAGAATTATTTATCGATGATGATGGTAAAACTTATTTGTACTGGGGTTCATCCAATGTACATCCCATACGAGTCAAAATGCTGAACAAAGATGACCGGTTCCTAGAAACCGGTATAAAAAAAGATTTGATTAACCTTGTCGAGGAAGAACATGGCTGGGAACGGTTTGGTGAGAACAACTTCCACCCTACTTTAAAAGAAGGTTATATGGAAGGGGCTTCCATGACCAAGCACAATGGCAAATACTATTTGCAATATGCCGCTCCTGGCACCCAATTCAATGTTTACGGAGATGGGGTTTATATGAGTGATTCTCCACTAGGCCCCTTCACTTATATGAAAAACAATCCTATGAGTTTTAAACCAGGAGGCTTCACCAATGGTGCAGGACACGGCATTACCGTAAAACAGACCAACGGGCAATATTGGCATTTTGGCACCATGGCCTTAGCCTCCAATTCCCATTGGGAACGCAGACTATGCATGTTTCCCACCTACTTTGATGATGAAGGCTTGATGCACTCTAACACCCATTATGGTGATTATCCGCGCTATGCTCCCAACCACCCCACAAAAGCCGGCGAGCACTGTGGATGGATGTTGCTTTCCTACAGGGGAAAAACCACTGTTTCCTCTTCAAAACAGCAAATTAGAAAAAGCACTTCTACAGATGATGAAGTGGAAATAACCGAAATGCCTTTGGAAAAAAGTGAAGACGGGAAAATCCTATCAAAAGTACTGACCGATGAAAGTCCAAAATCATTCTGGGTTGCTGAAGCCAATGATGATCAACAATGGGTGGAAATAGAAATGCTAAATCATGGAAAGATATATGCTTTTCAATTGAACTTTCATGACCATGAATCAGGGATCTATACTCGGACAGAGGGCTTGAGACACCGCTTTACAATAGAAGTTTCAACTGATGGGAAAAATTGGGAAACTGTAGTGGACAGAAGCAAAAGTTATCAGGACAGCCCTAATGCTTATATTGTTCTCAACCAACCAATTGAAGGTAAATATATTCGCTATAATAATATCGAAGTACCAGGAAACAATTTTGCCCTGTCAGAAATCAGGGTATTTGGATTAGGTTTTGGAAAAGTTCCCCATTCAGTAAAAGACTTCTCCTTGAAAAGGGAAGAAGACCGCAGAGATGTCTCTTTATCCTGGAAACCTGTAAAAAGTGCTCAAGGTTATAATATCAGATGGGGAATTGCTCCTGATAAACTTTATCAGTCTTGGCTGGTCTATGACACCACTGAGCATTTTATGCGGTGTCTGGATAAAGATACTGTATATTACTTCTCCATCGAATCCTTTAATGAGAACGGGATTTCCGAAAAAACAGCCATTACAAAACTCAATTAA
- a CDS encoding sulfatase family protein has protein sequence MDKSSFHQGILIPTALALLLITSCQERTIEQKRPNIVFIMSDDHAYQAISAYDNTLINTPNIDRIAKEGMLFTNASVTNSICAPSRATILTGKHTHIHGKVDNIFPFDTTNVTFPQLLHDAGYQTAMFGKLHFGNKPKGFDEFKILPDQGDYYNPEFITNKGDTTVMGYVTDIITDLTLDWFDHRREADKPFMLFYLHKAPHREWLPAPRHYKEFTKRTFPEPATLFDDYEGRGTAAREAEMNIREHMTVSADNKIYPEIAKELGIKEPSEWGYNVFKSKYGRFTAAQKAEWDAIYGPINEEFKRQYPSMSEEDFMRWKYQRYMQDYLGTIAAVDENVGRLMDYLDENGLSENTIVVYTSDQGFYLGEHGWFDKRFIYDESFKTPLLIKWPEKIEAGSKSNVMVQNLDFAQTFLEAADVKAPADMQGESLMPLLKGQPEKWTREGVYYHYYEYPGFHMVKRHYGIVNEDFKLAHFYYDIDEWELYDRKKDPLEMNNVYDDPAYENVVKELKEKLKELRVKYKDSEALDQHFIQKYIDRGIIKNER, from the coding sequence ATGGATAAGTCTAGCTTTCACCAAGGAATTTTAATCCCTACTGCCTTAGCCTTATTGCTCATCACTTCCTGTCAGGAAAGGACAATTGAGCAAAAACGTCCCAATATTGTCTTTATCATGAGTGATGATCATGCATACCAAGCGATCAGTGCCTATGATAATACATTGATCAATACCCCCAACATAGACCGCATTGCCAAGGAAGGCATGTTGTTCACCAATGCATCAGTGACCAACTCCATTTGTGCTCCCTCCCGTGCAACGATATTGACAGGAAAACACACGCATATCCATGGAAAAGTCGACAATATTTTTCCGTTTGACACGACCAATGTGACCTTCCCACAGTTACTTCATGATGCTGGCTACCAAACTGCCATGTTCGGTAAACTACATTTTGGGAACAAGCCCAAAGGCTTTGATGAGTTCAAAATCCTTCCTGACCAAGGTGATTATTATAATCCAGAATTTATCACCAATAAAGGAGATACAACCGTCATGGGTTACGTAACGGATATTATTACTGATCTCACGCTTGACTGGTTTGATCATCGTAGAGAAGCGGACAAGCCTTTTATGTTGTTTTATCTTCATAAGGCTCCCCACCGGGAATGGTTGCCTGCCCCGCGTCATTATAAGGAATTTACCAAACGTACTTTCCCTGAACCAGCTACTCTCTTCGATGATTATGAAGGAAGGGGAACGGCTGCTCGTGAAGCAGAAATGAATATCAGAGAACATATGACTGTTTCGGCAGATAATAAAATCTATCCCGAAATTGCCAAGGAACTAGGCATTAAAGAGCCTTCCGAATGGGGGTATAATGTCTTCAAAAGCAAATATGGTAGATTTACCGCAGCACAAAAAGCTGAATGGGATGCGATATATGGACCAATAAACGAGGAGTTTAAAAGGCAATACCCTTCTATGAGTGAAGAAGATTTCATGAGATGGAAATACCAAAGGTACATGCAGGATTATCTAGGCACAATAGCCGCAGTAGATGAAAATGTGGGCCGTCTTATGGATTACCTCGATGAAAATGGGTTAAGCGAAAACACCATTGTGGTATATACTTCAGACCAAGGTTTTTATTTGGGTGAGCATGGCTGGTTTGATAAGCGTTTTATTTATGATGAATCCTTCAAAACACCCTTATTGATAAAGTGGCCAGAAAAAATTGAGGCTGGGAGCAAAAGTAATGTTATGGTACAAAACCTTGACTTTGCGCAAACATTTCTTGAAGCTGCCGATGTGAAAGCACCAGCCGATATGCAAGGAGAAAGCCTGATGCCGCTATTAAAAGGACAGCCCGAAAAATGGACCCGAGAGGGTGTTTATTATCATTATTATGAATATCCAGGTTTCCATATGGTCAAGCGGCACTACGGCATTGTAAATGAAGACTTTAAGTTGGCGCATTTTTACTATGATATTGATGAGTGGGAATTATATGACCGCAAAAAAGACCCCTTGGAAATGAACAATGTTTATGATGATCCTGCTTATGAAAATGTAGTTAAGGAGCTTAAAGAAAAGCTCAAAGAACTAAGAGTCAAGTACAAAGATTCTGAAGCATTGGATCAGCATTTTATCCAAAAATATATAGATAGAGGCATCATCAAAAACGAACGATAA
- the fahA gene encoding fumarylacetoacetase: protein MKKEDFTVLTSWVQVPKKSDFTIYNLPYGVFKNKRLSPRIGIAIGDKIVDLSVLHENGFFMEFDLPDGIFLNDKLNDFIALGKSITRKVRERVQELLIEDNPELKDHRIRGKVMINRKEAQMLLPVKVGDYTDFYSSKEHASNVGAMFRDPENALLPNWKHLPVGYHGRASSIIPSGTAIIRPKGQYKDPDMDRPAFGPTRRLDFELEMAFITGKPTKMGERVSTEEAEDYIFGFVLFNDWSARDVQAWEYVPLGPFLGKSFASSISPWVVVIEALEPFRTASPAPEEELLPYLQYKGDHAFDLNLEVYIQPENGDENLVCQSNFKYLYWNIVQQVAHQTINGCNINIGDVYASGTISGPNENSYGSMLELAWKGTKPIRLKDGTERKFIEDGDTVKMRGYAEKKGIRIGFGEVSTQVNPAN, encoded by the coding sequence ATGAAAAAAGAGGATTTTACCGTTTTGACAAGTTGGGTGCAGGTTCCAAAAAAGTCCGATTTTACCATATATAACTTACCTTATGGAGTTTTTAAAAATAAACGATTATCTCCTCGGATAGGGATAGCTATAGGGGATAAAATAGTTGATCTATCAGTTTTACATGAAAATGGATTTTTTATGGAATTTGATCTACCTGATGGGATTTTTTTAAACGACAAACTCAATGATTTCATTGCTTTGGGCAAGTCGATTACCCGCAAAGTACGGGAGAGGGTGCAGGAATTATTAATAGAAGATAATCCAGAACTAAAAGACCATAGGATAAGAGGAAAGGTGATGATCAACAGGAAAGAAGCGCAGATGTTACTACCAGTGAAAGTTGGTGATTACACAGATTTTTATAGCAGTAAGGAACATGCGAGCAATGTAGGAGCAATGTTTAGAGATCCCGAAAATGCCTTATTACCAAATTGGAAGCATTTGCCTGTGGGCTACCATGGTCGGGCTTCTTCTATTATACCGTCAGGAACAGCGATTATTCGGCCCAAAGGTCAATACAAAGATCCCGATATGGATCGGCCAGCTTTTGGACCAACAAGACGATTGGATTTTGAACTGGAAATGGCTTTTATTACAGGGAAACCAACAAAAATGGGTGAAAGAGTTTCGACAGAAGAGGCAGAGGACTATATTTTTGGTTTTGTGTTGTTCAATGACTGGTCGGCAAGAGATGTTCAAGCTTGGGAATATGTGCCTTTAGGGCCGTTCTTGGGAAAAAGTTTTGCCTCTAGTATTTCTCCATGGGTGGTGGTCATAGAAGCACTGGAACCATTCAGGACAGCATCTCCAGCACCGGAGGAGGAATTATTACCTTATCTGCAGTATAAAGGAGACCATGCTTTTGACTTAAATCTGGAAGTGTATATACAGCCAGAAAATGGTGACGAAAATCTAGTCTGTCAGTCCAATTTTAAATATCTCTATTGGAATATAGTGCAGCAAGTGGCCCACCAAACAATCAATGGCTGTAATATCAATATTGGGGATGTATATGCTTCAGGAACCATTTCAGGGCCTAATGAAAACAGCTATGGGTCCATGCTGGAGTTGGCCTGGAAGGGAACAAAACCCATCCGGCTGAAGGACGGTACTGAGCGAAAATTTATTGAGGATGGTGATACGGTGAAAATGAGAGGATATGCAGAAAAAAAAGGGATACGGATTGGTTTTGGAGAAGTGAGTACTCAAGTAAATCCAGCTAATTAA
- a CDS encoding carboxylesterase family protein, with product MNKTSIYLLLFVLILNALGAGLLQAQDKSLFKNQVFLNKKGDSLLYRILYPPNYDRGKEYPLVLFLHGAGERGHDNEKQLTHGADLFLDQENREKFPSIVVFPQCPEDKYWIDVSIRKELFGKGDPNFSQSIEQPSEQLDLVNELMQKLFKAEKVDKDRLYIMGLSMGGFGTFETLGRWPKKYAAAVAICGGGNLSLAKKYAPHTAIWITHGGKDDIVPPILSKRVYEVLKEEGAEVKYTLYPEANHNSWDPTFAEPELLPWLFSKHH from the coding sequence ATGAATAAAACCAGCATATACCTTTTATTATTTGTACTTATCCTGAACGCTTTGGGAGCGGGATTGCTACAGGCCCAGGATAAGTCCCTTTTTAAAAACCAGGTATTTCTAAACAAAAAAGGTGATTCACTATTGTACCGCATACTTTATCCCCCAAATTATGATCGTGGAAAAGAGTATCCTCTAGTACTTTTTCTGCACGGAGCAGGAGAAAGAGGCCATGACAACGAAAAGCAACTCACCCATGGAGCTGATCTATTTCTCGATCAAGAAAACAGAGAGAAGTTTCCTTCCATCGTGGTCTTTCCTCAATGCCCAGAAGACAAATACTGGATTGATGTCAGCATTCGAAAAGAGTTGTTTGGCAAGGGAGATCCTAACTTTAGCCAATCCATTGAGCAGCCATCAGAACAGCTTGACCTGGTCAACGAACTGATGCAAAAACTATTCAAAGCTGAAAAAGTTGACAAAGACCGACTTTACATCATGGGACTTTCCATGGGTGGGTTTGGCACCTTTGAAACCCTCGGAAGGTGGCCAAAAAAATATGCGGCTGCTGTAGCCATCTGTGGAGGAGGCAACTTATCACTTGCAAAAAAATATGCTCCACACACAGCTATATGGATCACTCATGGAGGCAAAGATGATATTGTTCCTCCTATACTTTCCAAAAGAGTATATGAAGTATTAAAAGAAGAAGGAGCTGAGGTCAAGTACACACTCTATCCAGAAGCCAACCATAATTCCTGGGATCCCACATTTGCGGAGCCAGAACTATTGCCATGGCTTTTTTCAAAACATCATTAA
- the bglX gene encoding beta-glucosidase BglX: MKNLILLALVVGGMTMACSPSQDSHGPQNIHLHRADSVLALMTLEEKIGQLNLPAAGDFTTGQAASSNIAEKIKAGKVGGLFNIKTVEKIKDVQQVAVEESRLGIPLLFGMDVIHGYETVFPIPLGLSCSWDMDLIKRSAQIAAKEASADGINWTFSPMTDISRDPRWGRVSEGSGEDPYLGAQIAKAMVKGYQGDDLSKNNTIMACVKHFALYGAPEAGRDYNTVDMSRQRMYNEYFQPYQAAIEAGVGTVMTSFNEVEGIPASANKWLMTDVLRKQWGFDGFVVTDYTAINEMIDHGMGDLKAVSALALKAGVEMDMVGEGFLTTLESSLEDGNITEDQIDNACRLILAKKFELGLFDDPYKYCDTERAKNEIFNTENRQIAREIAAQSFVLLKNDDQTLPLKKTGTIALIGPMADNAENMTGTWSVAGRFKESVSLMQGIKNAVGEQVNIVHARGANIVTDSLLESRVSVFGKPTYRDNRSEEALIKEALETAKNSDIIIAAMGESAEMSGESSSRSNIELPANQRRLLQELVKTGKPVIMVMFTGRPLAIKWEADNLHAILNVWFGGSEAGDAIADVLFGDVNPSGKLTATFPQNTGQIPIYYNHKNTGRPLPEGQWFQKFRSNYLDVSNEPLYPFGYGLSYTTFEYGDLNISNKELSGNESLTASIQLTNSGQYDGAEVVQLYVRDMVGTITRPVKELKGFQKVFLKAGESKEIKFELRKEDLKFYNHDLDFVFEPGEFEIMVGCNSEELSKAKINWSE; this comes from the coding sequence ATGAAAAACCTTATTCTCCTCGCATTGGTAGTTGGAGGCATGACAATGGCCTGTTCTCCATCCCAAGATTCTCACGGTCCGCAGAACATCCATCTTCACCGAGCAGATTCCGTTTTGGCATTAATGACCTTGGAAGAAAAAATCGGTCAGCTCAACCTCCCCGCTGCTGGTGACTTTACTACTGGCCAAGCTGCCAGTTCCAATATTGCCGAGAAAATTAAAGCAGGAAAAGTCGGCGGTCTTTTTAACATCAAAACAGTAGAAAAGATCAAAGATGTGCAGCAAGTGGCTGTTGAAGAAAGTCGACTGGGCATCCCCTTGTTATTTGGCATGGATGTAATCCATGGTTACGAAACTGTTTTTCCCATTCCACTTGGACTTTCCTGCAGCTGGGACATGGACTTGATCAAACGCTCGGCTCAAATTGCCGCCAAGGAAGCCAGTGCTGATGGCATCAATTGGACCTTTTCTCCCATGACAGACATCAGCCGGGATCCTCGCTGGGGTCGTGTATCTGAGGGAAGCGGAGAAGACCCCTATTTGGGTGCCCAGATTGCCAAAGCCATGGTTAAGGGTTACCAAGGGGATGATCTCAGTAAAAACAATACCATCATGGCTTGTGTAAAGCATTTTGCCCTTTATGGTGCTCCAGAGGCAGGAAGAGACTATAATACTGTGGACATGAGTCGCCAAAGGATGTACAATGAATATTTCCAACCCTACCAAGCAGCCATCGAAGCGGGTGTCGGCACCGTCATGACTTCTTTCAATGAAGTGGAAGGCATACCGGCCAGTGCTAACAAATGGCTGATGACGGATGTCTTGCGCAAGCAATGGGGTTTTGATGGCTTTGTGGTGACCGATTATACCGCCATCAATGAAATGATTGACCATGGCATGGGCGATCTGAAAGCCGTGTCAGCATTGGCTTTAAAAGCTGGTGTGGAAATGGATATGGTAGGCGAAGGTTTTCTCACCACCTTGGAAAGTTCCCTAGAAGATGGTAACATCACAGAAGATCAAATTGATAATGCTTGTCGTTTGATCCTTGCGAAAAAATTTGAGCTTGGTCTTTTCGATGATCCCTACAAATACTGTGACACCGAACGAGCTAAAAATGAAATCTTCAATACAGAAAACAGACAAATTGCCCGTGAGATTGCTGCACAGTCTTTTGTCTTGCTAAAAAATGACGATCAAACGCTTCCATTAAAGAAAACAGGCACCATTGCCCTGATAGGCCCTATGGCGGACAATGCTGAAAACATGACCGGCACTTGGAGTGTAGCTGGCAGGTTCAAAGAATCCGTTTCCCTCATGCAAGGCATCAAAAATGCCGTCGGTGAACAAGTCAATATTGTACACGCCAGAGGCGCGAATATTGTGACTGATTCTTTGCTCGAATCAAGGGTAAGTGTGTTTGGAAAACCTACTTACAGAGATAATAGATCAGAAGAAGCGTTGATCAAAGAAGCCCTAGAAACAGCTAAAAATTCAGATATCATCATCGCTGCTATGGGTGAATCAGCTGAAATGAGCGGAGAATCATCCAGTAGAAGTAATATAGAATTACCTGCCAACCAAAGAAGACTGCTCCAAGAACTGGTAAAAACTGGTAAACCCGTCATCATGGTAATGTTTACAGGAAGACCCTTGGCGATTAAGTGGGAAGCTGACAACCTCCACGCAATCTTAAATGTATGGTTTGGAGGAAGTGAGGCAGGAGACGCCATAGCGGACGTACTTTTTGGAGATGTCAATCCCTCCGGAAAGCTTACTGCCACATTCCCCCAAAACACCGGTCAAATCCCTATATACTACAACCATAAGAATACTGGACGACCACTTCCTGAGGGGCAGTGGTTCCAGAAATTCCGCTCCAATTACCTAGATGTATCCAATGAACCGCTCTACCCATTTGGCTACGGCTTAAGTTATACGACTTTCGAATATGGCGACCTTAATATCAGCAACAAGGAACTTTCGGGCAACGAATCCCTAACTGCCAGCATCCAACTTACCAATAGTGGTCAATATGATGGTGCGGAAGTCGTACAACTTTATGTACGCGATATGGTGGGCACCATAACTCGGCCAGTAAAAGAATTGAAAGGCTTTCAAAAAGTCTTTTTGAAAGCCGGGGAAAGCAAAGAAATCAAATTCGAGCTAAGGAAAGAAGATCTTAAATTTTATAACCATGACCTCGACTTTGTTTTTGAGCCTGGGGAATTTGAAATCATGGTGGGCTGCAATTCTGAAGAATTGAGTAAGGCAAAAATCAATTGGTCAGAGTAG